The Bernardetia litoralis DSM 6794 genome includes a window with the following:
- a CDS encoding cystathionine beta-synthase yields MRYYNHIIETLGNTPLVKLNSVNKGIKGTILVKVEYLNPGNSMKDRIGLKMIEDAEKAGTLKPGGTIIEGTSGNTGMGLALAAIAKGYKCIFTVSDKQSQEKIDILRALGAEVIVCPTNVTPEDPRSYYSVAKRKNQEIENSIYPNQYDNKSNQQAHYESTAPEIWKDTEGKVTHYVAGVGTGGSMCGTARYLKEQNPNIVTVGVDSYGSIFKKLKETGIFDEKEVYPYLTEGIGEDILPENVNMDLIDKFIKVTDKDSAIMTRRLAREEGLFVGWSCGSAVFGALEYARENLKEEDVMVVILPDHGTRYLGKIYNDNWMKDHGFLEREFSTAADIIQSKNGHEELVVIDEDMKVGDAVRMMNKEGISQLPVSDKSKENIVGSLVDSKTLAKLIDNPALKDMPVKEIMDNPFTFVSMNNTVDVLSSLINKDNPALLVRDENQNVHIITQQDLLMALAK; encoded by the coding sequence ATGCGTTATTACAACCACATCATCGAAACACTTGGCAACACGCCACTTGTAAAACTAAATAGTGTAAATAAAGGAATCAAAGGAACAATTTTGGTAAAAGTAGAATATCTAAACCCAGGTAATTCTATGAAAGACCGTATTGGTTTGAAAATGATTGAAGATGCCGAAAAAGCAGGAACACTAAAACCAGGAGGAACTATCATTGAAGGAACTTCAGGAAATACAGGAATGGGATTGGCTCTGGCTGCCATTGCAAAAGGTTACAAATGTATTTTTACAGTTTCAGATAAGCAATCACAAGAAAAAATTGATATTTTGCGTGCCTTGGGTGCAGAAGTTATTGTTTGTCCTACCAATGTTACACCAGAAGACCCTCGTTCATATTATTCGGTAGCAAAGCGCAAAAATCAAGAAATTGAAAATTCAATTTACCCTAATCAGTACGATAATAAATCAAATCAACAAGCGCATTACGAAAGTACAGCTCCAGAGATTTGGAAAGATACAGAAGGAAAAGTTACGCATTATGTAGCTGGTGTAGGAACAGGTGGCTCAATGTGTGGAACTGCAAGATATTTGAAAGAACAAAATCCAAATATTGTTACTGTTGGTGTAGATTCGTATGGTTCTATTTTTAAGAAATTAAAAGAAACAGGCATTTTTGATGAGAAAGAAGTGTATCCATATCTTACAGAAGGAATTGGAGAAGATATTTTGCCTGAAAATGTAAATATGGATTTAATTGATAAATTTATAAAAGTAACAGATAAAGATAGTGCAATCATGACAAGAAGATTGGCTCGTGAAGAAGGTCTTTTTGTAGGTTGGTCTTGTGGTTCTGCTGTTTTTGGTGCTTTGGAATATGCTAGAGAAAACCTAAAAGAAGAAGATGTAATGGTAGTTATTTTGCCTGACCACGGAACTCGTTATTTGGGTAAGATCTACAATGATAATTGGATGAAAGACCATGGATTCTTAGAAAGAGAATTTTCGACGGCTGCTGATATTATTCAAAGCAAAAATGGTCATGAAGAACTTGTTGTTATTGATGAAGATATGAAAGTAGGAGATGCTGTTCGTATGATGAACAAAGAAGGAATTTCTCAACTTCCTGTAAGTGATAAAAGTAAAGAAAATATCGTTGGAAGTCTTGTAGATTCAAAAACACTTGCAAAACTTATTGATAATCCTGCTTTGAAAGATATGCCAGTAAAAGAAATTATGGATAATCCATTTACTTTTGTATCGATGAATAACACTGTTGATGTTCTTTCTTCACTCATCAATAAGGACAATCCTGCACTTTTGGTAAGAGATGAAAACCAAAATGTACATATTATTACACAACAAGATTTATTGATGGCTTTGGCTAAATAA
- a CDS encoding gliding motility-associated C-terminal domain-containing protein, which yields MRVSLSIYFYLFVFVLFFGLNSNSLFAQYSTDFTANTTEICEDESVTFTPTIVPTPNQYQYLTWNLDGQNVNAPYSPFNYVFEDAGIYSPSLSYQNDNVTRTDYVTVNPNPVSSLQNNPWEWVHSVSAPLGSTTGQGYHPNPVNADIDSKGNLYIGGQWDGQITTDNNNPPYENYPPSVTKFDKLGNIKWEIPNAAQVVVDDFDNVFAVGQFTSTIDLPSSSCGSVTVSSSLSHSWFLAKYSSNGELLWANTIEGNNAMADILLATGGGKLYAVGKFWQANTVSATGQNNTNQSVTGATQKTFILEYSTNTGELHQNIHTISNLYIREVYTYGSEDYLRRSVSADRNGNLYITMPTESQVYFDNNLILDESANNIITNQAMHIYIKYKDDAIQTIKSVFPTGRSDAWMLSKHTTDDEGNMYWSIRTVEGQIWSVFGQTYPYADHYLIKINPLGDIVWSRSIKIGRAVGGANFFSQTHAITVDNNNQVFLLDKNKLHFYDGENGNKLREPVEVGYSNVPDLMTARNGMLYLGNVIQTPTSSFMIGSHTIDPIPSSVPLIYSQAFIAKYNYNQTLPQNRSIDLQATLQTGAPSVSYQWYKDGNVINGATSATYTANQIGFYQVETTTAQGCSRRSVGQYLSEPATFLVSDNEVCVGEPIILEATDLLGTNTEWNFGLDGSPNLINASTNQSGEIKQGVTYTEAGTKTITYQDGTTSLTENVTVRPLPVSSELSISNTSSLSIIDTTTTLTYSGISALPVIATATGDGNNMYFGKSNGFSGNSSIPKTSLIKRNIYDEIVWEYELDGIAEINKIQYDNNGGVYVFAQTIRPIYMSHTTATFRGANQTITRLIERTTFLRPIYFVIKYDTDGNLLHVIQTEFCQFEATTNGFYLTYGLTEALPPTSLVYSSSFGEFRVDVTTNPNRVMMARFDSNMNFQWVKEADNAKILPTAHSMGGADSHVISNSDEDLFIIYQALNDTIEFDNQTYIKNCIPEVTNRGGIGIIKVSSTGQLLWADILSTSGTPTINNEARNNERLEIDNQGNILVLTKIREGSDLYSSENGRVTDFLNVDTHTSRTDFKNRVLIKYNTNGGIEWNKNIGYDYYEITTLETNKTNNIFIVFNTANVFGDIPQTNLSNLPSNQVTIVELNAKTGNVVQYISPEVENISWNCFYLSFNKLNSLYFSYIDYQFTGGGGTGGGSALNYKNILKKYGSNICIDEGTTISIQNTQPNTTYTWFKNGQNTGNNGTSITITEEGTYSVEAENEFGCRQSSAATHFSLFPEVQILPQQNPVIGYGSAVIGALATPLGRDYEYQWQFNGVDILNATSPILIANESGNYQVKVVSEDACEIISDVKEVQIRIRNGRATIINDSLTLVSDRASSATSTFSEGLDVDVNGEFIFEGGVFSNNLTFGSNSLTSRGLQDGYLVKRDTTGNILWNRSWGSNGDDQTNSIATTTEGEAIIGGYFNQTVTIGDTTIISKGETDGILAKYAANGDFVWAVSTAGDQNDQITSVATDLGGHAIAAGFTTNAATVSTLRTDTTFTQSGENAFVIRYQPNGKLLWANQLISPVSAKSTTVTTDIFGDVFVAGAFKTSLSATDENGTNLNLNGTTAELGFVAKYDEYGRLLWLKSLPKVAKGIDTDDFGNVFITGQEFLYSFLPNGQSRFEETFPANAIISNIAVGRSGKIAISGHFTRTLNGNAANRNEEGFVSYFLPNGTLLDTQIQGGTQNDRINGVSFDDLGNVYTTGFYENSMTLGENTLSNNGRASVFNRFQPILVGCDLDILAQNHANTGFEWTENGQNIENGTTLNFSNGNAYLLVGATENGFMTQDGVRIQTQTAVTDLGEDQNSCQIITLDAGDNEGNGFTRFEWYKDNILITGEENQTLEVNESGTYKVIAFTSQDCQATDEVNLTVAPLEVLMSVQNDTLVCEDSPIELIGIGADTYIYFKNNNPIGTGNSLTVLDAQNGDSFYVEGTRTSDNCINSSIPIMVNTKTIPQIDLGLNDQYFCSNDTLQLTANLTSSTNSNQYIFDWYRIEPSQTTAERIGNGREELNIIQSGKYFVIVSNSDNNVSCNRISDTVTVNTYDLPVVSVQDVHICDTAQNAKLSASDISHGNMISYEWKNLITGQNVGTDSILFVTDEDFYQVKVTNTSTGCSVLDTAKAFFHTTPNFEIRGYENPLCDRNDTLFIEATNLQDYSVEWFGNGIVSTVSTTQNQSIVINRSGIYTVTVTDTQTGCSTTKTQEVIINQIPILSSLPQSSIQNPIQVCQGDSVVLDAFDATHEPNAIYEWVRLSNRNAATQTLSTSPKVALTYEETLGLMPFAYQVKVSYPTTNCFITDTVFVQFKRKSNVIATSNKAQICLGEEVNFEATGATSYLWNDGNTNAIRTVQPDSVGAWTYIIEGKYDNDCNSSFDTIIVKVNPIPVAQIEEESIILCENERLQIDGFLPQHSVTSRYVWTHVENNQVLSNNTELNTSFNQILPISYEPFTLRLTVFDSLTNCESSDEVRVKFNRSSNVKITENYPSKICINEEVTFTATGATSYSWKKLNDTSNVVLDSTNQVTIQLVSTGFHTFIVEGSYQNGCNSTFDTVSVFVNPVPQIKAHIADSINICAGNSVLLLPSGGVSYTWQHNPTAKDSISVSPTKSTTYYVIGTDENGCQNIDSVFIYVTPTFELPNLIQLCQGEIITIGDTLSSDLNAVYEWLPTKEKTPFITVSKSGIYTVKVNVENCEFERSIEIQIKEKPVIELVADTVLCFEAGAEERFERNLSHNLGSVITNYDSSATYLYVWTDENEQIIGTQPNLEINEGGNYRLRVIARYGNNCEVTDSILVTELCQPRIFIPEAFTPNNDNLNDYFEIFGKHAIDFEMQIFDRWGQVMYQLNAANIEDLSQEEFWDGTYKGKQVPTGAYIWIIRYSSPIDKTAKQIQKTGSLMIIR from the coding sequence ATGAGAGTTTCATTATCTATTTATTTTTATCTATTTGTCTTTGTTCTTTTTTTTGGACTAAATAGCAATTCTCTATTTGCTCAATACTCTACTGATTTTACAGCCAATACCACAGAAATCTGTGAAGACGAATCAGTTACTTTTACGCCTACTATTGTTCCTACGCCAAATCAATATCAATATCTAACTTGGAACTTAGATGGACAAAATGTAAATGCGCCTTATAGTCCTTTTAATTATGTTTTTGAAGATGCAGGTATTTATTCTCCTTCTCTTTCTTATCAAAACGATAATGTTACTCGTACAGATTATGTAACTGTCAATCCAAATCCTGTTTCTTCACTTCAAAATAACCCTTGGGAGTGGGTGCATTCTGTTTCTGCTCCTCTTGGTAGTACAACAGGACAAGGTTATCATCCAAACCCAGTAAATGCAGATATAGACAGCAAAGGAAATTTATATATTGGAGGGCAATGGGACGGACAAATCACAACAGACAATAATAATCCACCTTATGAAAATTATCCACCAAGTGTAACCAAATTTGATAAACTAGGAAATATAAAATGGGAAATTCCAAATGCAGCACAAGTTGTAGTAGATGATTTTGATAATGTTTTTGCAGTTGGACAGTTTACTTCTACAATAGATTTGCCTTCTTCTTCATGTGGAAGTGTAACAGTCAGTAGTTCGCTTAGTCATAGTTGGTTTTTGGCTAAATATTCTTCGAATGGAGAACTACTCTGGGCAAATACAATAGAGGGTAATAATGCAATGGCTGATATTTTACTAGCAACAGGAGGAGGAAAACTCTATGCAGTGGGTAAGTTTTGGCAAGCAAATACAGTTTCTGCAACTGGACAAAATAATACTAATCAAAGTGTAACAGGTGCAACACAAAAGACTTTTATATTAGAATACAGCACAAATACAGGAGAACTTCATCAGAATATTCACACTATTTCTAATTTATACATAAGAGAAGTTTATACGTATGGAAGTGAAGATTATTTGAGGAGGAGTGTCTCAGCAGACCGAAATGGGAATCTGTATATTACAATGCCTACAGAATCACAAGTATATTTTGATAATAATTTGATTTTAGATGAATCTGCAAATAATATAATCACTAACCAAGCTATGCATATCTATATCAAATACAAAGATGATGCAATTCAAACTATAAAATCGGTTTTTCCAACTGGTCGTTCAGATGCTTGGATGCTTTCAAAACATACAACTGATGATGAAGGAAATATGTATTGGTCAATAAGAACAGTAGAAGGACAAATTTGGAGTGTTTTTGGACAAACTTATCCTTATGCAGACCATTATTTAATTAAAATAAATCCATTAGGAGATATAGTTTGGTCTCGTTCTATTAAAATTGGTAGAGCAGTAGGAGGAGCTAATTTTTTCTCCCAAACACATGCTATTACAGTAGATAATAATAATCAAGTATTTTTACTTGATAAGAATAAACTACATTTCTACGATGGAGAAAATGGAAATAAACTAAGAGAACCTGTTGAAGTAGGTTATTCAAATGTACCTGATTTAATGACTGCAAGAAATGGAATGTTGTATCTTGGAAATGTAATTCAAACACCCACTTCAAGTTTCATGATTGGTTCACATACTATTGACCCAATTCCTAGTTCTGTTCCCTTGATTTATTCACAAGCCTTCATAGCCAAATACAACTACAACCAAACGCTACCACAAAACAGAAGCATAGACCTACAAGCCACTTTACAAACAGGTGCGCCTTCGGTTTCCTATCAATGGTACAAAGACGGAAATGTTATAAATGGAGCAACTTCTGCAACTTATACAGCTAATCAAATAGGTTTTTACCAAGTAGAAACCACAACAGCACAAGGTTGTTCTCGTAGAAGTGTAGGGCAGTATTTGAGTGAACCTGCTACTTTTTTGGTTTCAGATAATGAAGTCTGTGTAGGAGAACCAATTATTTTAGAAGCAACAGACCTTTTAGGAACAAATACAGAATGGAATTTTGGTCTTGATGGCTCACCTAATTTGATTAATGCTTCCACAAATCAAAGTGGAGAAATAAAACAGGGCGTTACCTATACAGAAGCAGGTACAAAAACAATTACTTATCAAGATGGAACTACCTCGCTTACTGAAAATGTAACTGTTCGTCCTTTGCCTGTCTCTTCAGAACTTTCTATTTCTAATACGTCTTCTTTATCTATTATTGATACAACAACAACATTAACATATTCAGGTATTTCTGCTCTTCCTGTAATAGCTACGGCAACAGGAGATGGTAATAATATGTATTTTGGAAAAAGTAATGGTTTTTCAGGTAATTCTTCTATTCCAAAAACATCTCTTATAAAACGTAATATATACGATGAAATAGTTTGGGAATACGAACTAGATGGAATAGCTGAGATAAACAAAATACAGTATGATAATAATGGTGGAGTTTATGTTTTTGCTCAAACAATAAGACCAATTTACATGAGTCACACAACTGCAACTTTTAGAGGAGCTAACCAAACTATCACTAGACTAATAGAAAGAACAACTTTTTTGCGTCCTATCTATTTTGTTATAAAATATGATACTGATGGTAATCTTTTGCACGTAATACAAACTGAATTTTGTCAATTTGAAGCGACTACTAATGGATTTTATCTAACTTATGGACTAACAGAAGCCTTGCCACCAACATCTTTAGTCTACTCTTCTTCTTTTGGAGAGTTTCGTGTAGATGTTACTACTAATCCAAACAGGGTTATGATGGCTAGATTTGATAGTAATATGAATTTTCAATGGGTGAAAGAAGCAGATAATGCTAAGATTCTACCAACAGCTCATAGTATGGGAGGGGCAGACTCACATGTCATATCTAATTCTGATGAAGATTTATTTATAATCTATCAGGCTCTAAATGACACTATTGAGTTTGACAACCAAACTTACATAAAAAACTGTATTCCCGAAGTAACAAACAGAGGAGGAATAGGTATCATAAAAGTAAGCTCTACAGGACAACTTCTTTGGGCAGATATATTGAGTACGAGTGGAACACCAACAATAAATAACGAAGCCAGAAACAACGAAAGATTAGAAATAGATAATCAAGGTAATATTTTAGTGCTAACAAAAATAAGGGAAGGAAGTGATTTATATAGTTCAGAGAATGGTAGAGTTACTGATTTTCTTAACGTAGATACACATACATCTCGTACTGATTTTAAAAACAGGGTACTTATAAAATATAATACGAATGGAGGAATTGAGTGGAATAAAAATATAGGTTATGATTATTATGAAATCACTACACTAGAAACGAATAAAACAAATAATATTTTTATAGTATTCAATACAGCAAATGTTTTTGGTGATATACCACAAACAAATCTCTCTAATTTACCCTCAAATCAAGTAACAATAGTTGAACTGAATGCAAAGACGGGAAATGTTGTACAATATATATCTCCTGAAGTTGAAAATATAAGTTGGAATTGTTTTTATCTCTCTTTTAATAAATTAAATAGTTTATATTTTAGCTATATAGATTATCAATTTACTGGTGGTGGAGGAACTGGTGGTGGTTCTGCATTGAATTATAAAAACATATTAAAAAAGTATGGTAGTAATATTTGTATAGACGAAGGAACAACCATTTCTATCCAAAATACACAGCCCAACACTACTTATACGTGGTTTAAAAATGGACAAAACACAGGAAATAATGGAACTTCTATTACGATTACAGAAGAAGGAACATATAGTGTAGAAGCAGAAAATGAATTTGGCTGTCGCCAATCAAGTGCAGCAACTCACTTTTCATTATTTCCAGAAGTACAAATTTTACCTCAACAAAACCCAGTTATTGGTTATGGCTCTGCTGTTATTGGAGCTTTAGCAACGCCACTAGGAAGAGATTATGAATACCAATGGCAATTTAATGGCGTAGATATTCTGAATGCTACAAGTCCAATTTTGATAGCCAATGAATCTGGAAATTATCAAGTAAAAGTAGTTTCAGAAGATGCTTGTGAGATTATTTCAGATGTAAAAGAAGTTCAAATCCGTATAAGAAACGGACGAGCAACTATTATAAACGATAGTTTGACTTTAGTTTCAGACCGTGCTAGTTCTGCAACTTCTACTTTTTCAGAAGGATTAGATGTGGATGTAAATGGAGAATTTATCTTTGAAGGAGGAGTATTCTCAAACAATCTTACTTTTGGCTCAAATTCTTTAACTTCAAGAGGTTTGCAAGATGGTTATTTAGTAAAACGAGATACAACAGGAAATATACTTTGGAATCGCTCTTGGGGAAGTAATGGAGATGACCAAACAAATTCAATTGCCACCACAACCGAAGGAGAAGCAATCATAGGAGGTTATTTCAATCAAACCGTAACTATTGGAGATACAACAATCATTTCGAAAGGAGAAACCGACGGAATTTTGGCAAAATATGCAGCCAACGGAGATTTTGTTTGGGCAGTTAGTACAGCAGGCGATCAAAACGACCAAATTACAAGCGTAGCAACAGACTTAGGAGGACACGCCATTGCAGCAGGTTTTACTACAAATGCAGCTACCGTTTCGACACTTCGCACAGATACAACATTCACTCAAAGTGGAGAAAATGCCTTTGTAATTCGTTATCAACCCAACGGAAAATTACTTTGGGCAAATCAACTTATTTCGCCAGTTTCTGCAAAAAGTACGACTGTTACCACTGATATTTTTGGAGATGTATTTGTTGCTGGTGCTTTCAAAACTAGTCTAAGTGCAACAGATGAAAATGGAACAAACCTAAATCTAAATGGAACTACTGCCGAACTCGGTTTTGTAGCAAAATATGATGAGTACGGTCGTTTGTTATGGCTAAAATCTTTACCAAAAGTAGCAAAAGGAATTGATACTGATGATTTTGGAAATGTATTTATTACAGGACAAGAGTTTTTATATAGCTTTTTACCAAATGGTCAATCAAGATTTGAAGAAACGTTTCCTGCAAATGCTATTATTTCAAATATTGCAGTTGGTCGCTCTGGAAAAATTGCCATTTCTGGACACTTTACAAGAACATTAAATGGAAATGCTGCAAACAGAAATGAAGAAGGTTTTGTAAGTTATTTCTTACCAAATGGAACACTTTTAGATACACAAATTCAAGGAGGAACACAAAACGACAGAATAAATGGAGTTTCTTTTGATGATTTAGGAAATGTTTATACGACTGGTTTCTATGAAAATTCAATGACTTTAGGAGAAAATACGCTTTCTAATAATGGTCGTGCTTCTGTTTTCAATCGTTTTCAACCTATTTTAGTAGGTTGTGATTTAGATATTTTGGCTCAAAACCATGCAAATACAGGTTTTGAATGGACAGAAAACGGACAAAATATAGAAAATGGAACAACACTTAATTTTTCAAATGGTAATGCTTATTTGTTAGTAGGAGCAACTGAAAATGGCTTTATGACGCAAGATGGAGTTCGCATTCAAACACAAACTGCTGTTACTGATTTGGGAGAAGACCAAAATAGTTGTCAAATTATTACGCTTGATGCAGGAGATAACGAAGGAAATGGTTTTACTCGTTTCGAATGGTATAAAGATAATATTTTGATAACTGGAGAAGAAAATCAAACATTAGAAGTTAATGAAAGTGGAACATACAAAGTAATTGCTTTCACTTCTCAAGATTGCCAAGCCACTGATGAGGTAAACTTAACTGTTGCACCTTTGGAAGTCTTGATGAGTGTCCAAAATGATACATTAGTTTGTGAAGATTCACCTATCGAACTTATTGGTATTGGAGCAGATACATATATTTATTTCAAAAACAATAATCCAATTGGAACAGGAAATTCACTTACTGTTTTAGATGCTCAAAATGGAGATAGTTTTTATGTAGAAGGAACACGAACAAGCGATAATTGTATCAATAGCTCTATTCCAATTATGGTAAATACTAAAACAATTCCTCAAATTGATTTAGGATTGAATGACCAATATTTTTGTTCGAATGATACATTACAGCTTACAGCAAACCTTACTTCTTCTACAAATTCAAATCAATATATTTTTGATTGGTATAGAATTGAGCCGAGTCAAACAACAGCCGAAAGAATAGGAAATGGAAGAGAAGAGTTAAATATAATTCAGTCAGGAAAGTATTTTGTAATTGTTTCAAATTCTGATAATAATGTTTCTTGTAACAGAATAAGCGATACAGTTACAGTAAATACTTATGATTTGCCAGTTGTTTCAGTTCAAGATGTTCATATATGCGATACAGCACAGAATGCAAAACTTTCAGCTTCAGATATAAGTCATGGAAATATGATTTCTTACGAATGGAAAAATCTAATTACAGGACAAAATGTAGGAACAGATAGTATTTTATTTGTAACCGATGAAGATTTTTATCAAGTCAAAGTTACCAATACAAGTACAGGTTGTAGCGTTTTGGACACAGCAAAAGCATTTTTCCATACGACACCAAACTTCGAAATTCGTGGTTATGAAAACCCACTTTGTGATAGAAATGACACCCTTTTCATTGAAGCTACAAATCTTCAAGATTATAGTGTAGAATGGTTTGGAAATGGAATTGTTTCGACAGTTTCTACTACTCAAAATCAATCCATTGTTATTAATCGAAGTGGAATTTATACAGTTACTGTAACTGATACACAAACAGGTTGTAGCACCACAAAAACACAAGAAGTAATCATCAATCAAATACCAATTTTGAGTTCTTTACCTCAATCTTCTATCCAAAACCCGATACAAGTTTGTCAAGGAGATTCAGTAGTTTTAGATGCTTTTGATGCAACACATGAACCAAACGCAATCTATGAATGGGTACGTTTGTCAAATAGAAATGCTGCTACTCAAACACTTTCTACTTCTCCAAAAGTGGCACTAACTTATGAAGAAACTTTAGGTTTGATGCCTTTTGCTTATCAAGTCAAAGTAAGTTATCCGACTACAAACTGTTTTATTACAGATACAGTTTTTGTTCAGTTCAAAAGAAAGTCAAATGTAATAGCAACGAGCAACAAAGCACAAATTTGTTTAGGTGAAGAAGTTAATTTTGAAGCAACAGGAGCAACTTCTTATCTTTGGAATGATGGAAATACAAATGCTATACGAACCGTTCAACCCGATTCTGTCGGAGCTTGGACGTATATTATAGAAGGAAAATATGATAATGATTGTAATTCTAGTTTTGATACAATTATTGTAAAAGTAAATCCTATTCCAGTTGCTCAAATTGAGGAAGAAAGTATTATACTTTGTGAAAATGAAAGGTTACAAATTGATGGATTTTTACCACAACATTCTGTTACCAGTCGTTACGTTTGGACACATGTAGAAAACAATCAAGTTCTTTCAAACAATACAGAATTAAACACTTCTTTCAATCAAATTCTACCAATTTCTTATGAACCATTTACATTACGTTTGACAGTCTTTGATTCGCTTACAAATTGTGAAAGTAGTGATGAAGTTCGTGTTAAATTTAATCGTTCTTCAAATGTAAAAATTACAGAAAATTATCCTTCTAAAATCTGTATAAATGAAGAGGTTACTTTTACAGCAACAGGTGCAACTTCCTATTCTTGGAAAAAATTAAATGATACTTCAAATGTTGTTTTAGATAGCACCAATCAAGTTACAATTCAATTAGTTTCGACAGGCTTTCACACTTTCATAGTAGAAGGAAGTTATCAAAATGGATGTAATTCTACTTTTGATACTGTTTCAGTTTTTGTAAATCCAGTACCACAAATAAAAGCGCATATAGCAGATTCTATCAATATTTGTGCAGGTAATTCTGTCTTACTTTTGCCTTCTGGAGGTGTTTCTTATACATGGCAGCACAATCCAACAGCAAAAGATTCTATTTCTGTAAGCCCTACAAAATCGACAACGTATTATGTAATTGGAACAGATGAGAATGGTTGCCAAAATATAGACTCAGTATTTATATATGTTACACCAACATTTGAATTGCCCAATCTGATTCAACTTTGTCAAGGCGAAATAATTACGATTGGAGATACACTTTCTTCTGATTTGAATGCTGTTTATGAATGGCTACCGACAAAAGAAAAAACGCCATTTATTACTGTTTCAAAGTCTGGAATTTATACAGTAAAAGTAAATGTTGAAAATTGTGAATTTGAACGAAGTATAGAAATTCAGATTAAAGAAAAGCCAGTTATTGAGCTTGTTGCTGATACAGTTCTTTGTTTTGAAGCAGGTGCAGAAGAACGTTTTGAGCGAAATTTAAGTCATAATTTGGGTTCAGTTATAACAAATTATGATAGCAGTGCAACTTATTTGTATGTTTGGACAGATGAAAATGAGCAGATAATTGGTACACAACCTAATCTTGAAATAAATGAAGGTGGAAATTATCGTTTGCGTGTAATAGCTCGTTATGGTAATAATTGCGAAGTTACAGATAGTATTTTGGTTACTGAATTATGTCAGCCTCGCATTTTTATTCCTGAAGCATTCACACCAAATAATGATAATCTGAATGATTATTTTGAAATTTTTGGAAAACATGCAATTGATTTTGAAATGCAAATCTTTGACCGTTGGGGACAAGTAATGTATCAGCTCAATGCAGCCAATATTGAAGATTTATCTCAAGAGGAATTTTGGGACGGAACATACAAAGGAAAACAAGTTCCGACAGGTGCATATATCTGGATAATTCGTTATTCAAGTCCAATAGACAAGACAGCCAAACAAATTCAAAAAACAGGCTCACTTATGATTATTCGATAA